A section of the Verrucomicrobium sp. GAS474 genome encodes:
- a CDS encoding 5-formyltetrahydrofolate cyclo-ligase: MPQSLPEQKEWQRLRGRSALTAFDRDRRAPASEAIRERLASIPGWQEARRVAVYAPFPTEPNPGWPTPLPTADGGHAPREVFFPRTVFSPPAITLHRVAGPEELIACPPKRNIIMLEPSPDAPEADYDAIDAILVPGLAFDRDGYRLGRGGGFYDRLLASLPGRTLRIGLFFAVQELAQIVREPHDRQLNWIITENEHFIPHPSQS, translated from the coding sequence ATGCCCCAATCGCTTCCCGAGCAAAAAGAGTGGCAGCGCCTCCGGGGCCGCAGCGCCCTCACCGCCTTCGACCGGGACCGCCGCGCCCCCGCCTCCGAGGCGATCCGGGAGCGCCTCGCCTCGATCCCCGGCTGGCAGGAGGCCCGCCGCGTCGCCGTCTACGCCCCCTTCCCCACGGAGCCCAACCCCGGCTGGCCCACCCCCCTGCCGACCGCCGACGGCGGCCACGCCCCCCGGGAGGTCTTCTTCCCCCGCACCGTCTTCTCCCCCCCCGCCATCACCCTCCACCGCGTCGCGGGGCCCGAGGAGCTGATCGCCTGCCCGCCGAAGCGGAACATCATCATGCTGGAGCCCTCGCCCGACGCGCCCGAGGCCGACTACGACGCCATCGACGCCATCCTCGTCCCCGGCCTCGCCTTCGACCGGGACGGCTACCGCCTCGGCCGGGGCGGGGGCTTCTACGACCGCCTCCTCGCCAGCCTCCCCGGGCGGACCCTCCGCATCGGCCTCTTTTTCGCCGTACAGGAGCTTGCCCAAATCGTCCGTGAACCTCATGATCGCCAGCTCAACTGGATCATCACGGAAAACGAGCACTTCATCCCCCACCCCTCACAATCATGA
- the pfkA gene encoding 6-phosphofructokinase yields the protein MKRLAVLTSGGDSPGMNPAIRSVTRSALSFGVEVVGVYNGYQGLIDEEFTPLDSLIVSGKNRYSGTFLQTSRCPEFTTEEGQKKGIANLRKHGIEGLIVIGGDGSLTGARAIHRHGYPVVGMPGTIDNDIYGTEMGIGVDTALNTIITLVDMIKATAASHRRCFVVEVMGRSSGYLALMTSISTGSQVAVIPEYRVNMDRIVENLHHRTRNKHNNSVIIVAEGVCSGGEFMERLRGAGKIEQEVRLTVLGHVQRGGIPTHFDRLLGARMGEMAVQALVHGETGVMVGQVAGKMQLRNLEEILGRKKELPADAIRVARNLGIEFGDPVEM from the coding sequence ATCAAACGCCTTGCCGTCCTCACCTCCGGCGGAGACTCGCCCGGAATGAACCCCGCCATCCGCTCCGTCACCCGTTCCGCCCTGAGCTTCGGGGTTGAGGTCGTCGGCGTTTACAACGGTTACCAGGGCCTGATCGACGAGGAATTCACCCCCCTCGACAGCCTCATCGTCAGCGGCAAGAACCGCTACAGCGGCACCTTCCTCCAGACCAGCCGCTGCCCCGAGTTCACCACCGAGGAAGGCCAGAAGAAGGGCATCGCCAACCTCCGCAAGCACGGCATCGAGGGCCTCATCGTCATCGGCGGCGACGGCTCCCTCACCGGCGCCCGCGCCATCCACCGCCACGGCTACCCCGTCGTCGGCATGCCCGGGACGATCGACAACGACATCTACGGGACCGAGATGGGGATCGGCGTCGACACCGCCCTCAACACGATCATCACCCTCGTCGACATGATCAAGGCGACCGCCGCCTCCCACCGCCGCTGCTTCGTCGTCGAGGTCATGGGCCGCTCCAGCGGCTACCTCGCCCTGATGACCTCGATCTCGACCGGCTCCCAGGTCGCCGTGATCCCCGAATACCGGGTGAACATGGACCGCATCGTCGAGAACCTCCACCACCGCACGCGGAACAAGCACAACAACAGCGTCATCATCGTCGCCGAGGGCGTCTGCTCCGGCGGCGAGTTCATGGAGCGCCTCCGCGGCGCGGGCAAGATCGAGCAGGAAGTCCGCCTCACCGTCCTCGGCCACGTCCAGCGCGGCGGCATCCCCACCCACTTCGACCGCCTCCTCGGCGCCCGCATGGGCGAGATGGCCGTCCAGGCCCTCGTCCACGGCGAGACCGGCGTCATGGTCGGCCAGGTCGCCGGAAAGATGCAGCTTCGGAATCTTGAGGAAATCCTCGGACGGAAGAAGGAACTGCCTGCCGACGCGATCCGCGTAGCTAGGAATCTGGGGATTGAGTTCGGCGATCCGGTGGAGATGTAG
- a CDS encoding peptidylprolyl isomerase, which translates to MLKLIRSQSTILMAILLGIISLSFIVYFNLPTIEGLTREDLGRIGGRTVTRDDFRLAQQDTLLWLTLTQGGTLPPGANSSNEVDRLAWQRMVLSTEATRAGLSVSDAEVTDAIRAFPFLRKDDHYDPASYQLFVKNYLSSRGVTADRFEESVRNDLLINKLTQSIVASASVTPSEVDRVIGIRLGSAHLQVIRLKQADFLAQAAAPTPSEVEDAYKLYQANPAWRTPAKRSIAWAFVPFDAGVEKLAEKEKAASRRKTGETAQSLAEAALSATDKDKTDVHALENAAAAQKINSVGTTPLFARTETPAGLPPSPNLNRAAFGITSDVPVSDPVETEKGYYVLQLLKADSGALLPLDQVRPLIVKALTEQSARKLVMERGQALDVALKTSLLSGKSLADAAKEQKASLETIPAFIPEDVQTGAVTVPEAQTLVPVSFSLQPGEISQFFPTADGGIIVGLVARDPADGKKAATLRPSVVAQQLERRKENIFADWVEALYKSPSYRLPGFLKEQR; encoded by the coding sequence ATGCTCAAACTGATCCGCAGCCAGTCGACGATCCTGATGGCCATCCTCCTCGGCATCATCAGCCTTTCGTTCATCGTCTATTTCAACCTGCCGACGATCGAGGGCCTCACCCGCGAAGACCTCGGCCGGATCGGGGGCCGCACCGTCACCCGCGACGACTTCCGCCTCGCCCAGCAGGACACCCTTCTCTGGCTCACCCTCACCCAGGGCGGCACCCTCCCTCCCGGCGCGAATTCCTCGAACGAGGTCGACCGCCTCGCCTGGCAGCGGATGGTCCTCTCGACCGAGGCGACCCGCGCCGGCCTCTCCGTCTCCGACGCCGAGGTCACCGACGCCATCCGCGCCTTCCCCTTCCTCCGCAAGGACGACCACTACGATCCGGCCAGCTACCAGCTCTTCGTCAAAAACTACCTCTCCTCCCGCGGCGTCACCGCCGACCGCTTCGAGGAAAGCGTCCGGAACGATCTCCTCATCAACAAGCTGACCCAGTCGATCGTCGCCTCCGCCTCGGTGACCCCCTCCGAGGTCGACCGCGTCATCGGCATCCGCCTCGGTTCCGCCCACCTCCAGGTCATCCGCCTGAAGCAGGCCGACTTCCTCGCGCAGGCCGCCGCCCCGACCCCCTCCGAGGTCGAGGACGCCTACAAGCTCTACCAGGCCAATCCGGCCTGGCGGACTCCCGCGAAGCGTTCGATCGCCTGGGCCTTCGTTCCCTTCGACGCCGGGGTCGAGAAGCTGGCCGAGAAGGAGAAAGCCGCCTCCAGGCGGAAGACCGGCGAGACGGCCCAGAGCCTCGCCGAGGCCGCCCTCTCCGCCACCGACAAGGACAAGACCGACGTCCACGCCCTCGAGAACGCCGCCGCCGCCCAAAAGATCAACTCGGTCGGGACGACGCCCCTCTTCGCCCGCACCGAGACCCCCGCCGGACTTCCCCCGAGCCCGAACCTGAACCGGGCCGCCTTCGGCATCACGAGCGACGTCCCCGTCAGCGATCCCGTCGAGACCGAGAAGGGTTACTACGTCCTCCAGCTCCTGAAGGCCGATTCCGGAGCCCTCCTGCCCCTCGACCAGGTCCGCCCCCTCATCGTGAAGGCCCTCACGGAACAGAGCGCCCGGAAGCTTGTCATGGAGCGGGGCCAGGCCCTCGACGTCGCGCTGAAGACTTCCCTCCTCTCGGGCAAGTCGCTCGCCGACGCGGCGAAGGAACAGAAGGCGAGCCTGGAGACGATCCCCGCCTTCATCCCCGAGGATGTCCAGACCGGCGCGGTCACGGTTCCCGAGGCGCAGACCCTCGTCCCCGTCTCGTTCTCCCTCCAGCCGGGCGAGATCAGCCAGTTCTTCCCGACCGCCGACGGCGGGATCATCGTCGGCCTCGTCGCGCGCGATCCGGCCGATGGGAAGAAGGCGGCGACGCTGCGTCCTTCGGTCGTGGCGCAGCAGTTGGAGCGGCGGAAGGAGAATATCTTTGCCGATTGGGTCGAGGCGCTTTACAAGTCGCCCTCTTACCGGCTTCCTGGGTTTCTGAAGGAACAGCGGTAG
- a CDS encoding dihydrofolate reductase produces the protein MSQTRQLAKPFKTIAAISENGVIGAAGGIPWRIADEFAWFKKATMGHTLVMGRKTYESIGRPLPGRRMIVLSRQAREIPGVTVLPSLDQVDPMRYEGEVFIAGGAEVYRQGIPLSDELWLTTVKQTVEGDTFFPEYESLFTRQEAMVEHPLFTVWRWVRR, from the coding sequence ATGAGCCAGACCCGCCAGCTCGCGAAGCCCTTCAAGACCATCGCCGCGATTTCCGAGAACGGCGTGATCGGGGCCGCGGGCGGGATCCCGTGGCGGATCGCCGACGAATTCGCCTGGTTCAAGAAGGCGACGATGGGCCACACCCTCGTCATGGGGCGGAAGACCTACGAATCGATCGGCCGCCCCCTCCCGGGCCGCCGGATGATCGTCCTCTCCCGGCAGGCGCGGGAGATCCCCGGCGTCACCGTCCTCCCCTCCCTCGACCAGGTCGATCCGATGCGGTACGAGGGGGAGGTCTTCATCGCGGGCGGCGCGGAGGTCTACCGGCAGGGCATCCCCCTGAGCGACGAGCTCTGGCTCACCACCGTGAAGCAGACCGTCGAGGGCGACACCTTCTTCCCCGAATACGAAAGCCTCTTCACCCGGCAGGAGGCGATGGTGGAGCACCCGCTCTTCACGGTGTGGCGGTGGGTGCGGCGGTAG
- a CDS encoding aminotransferase class I/II-fold pyridoxal phosphate-dependent enzyme translates to MSSKVIPFSPDSPKPPRDFIADHVHAIPRSGIRDFFEIVQSMGDVISLGIGEPDFVTPWRIREAAIYSLERGKTGYTSNLGLPKLRKEIASYVRKNYRIEYDGLSEVMVTIGVSEAIDIALRAVLNPGDEVIYHEPCYVSYSPSIALAYGKPVAIATKAEDGFRLRAQDIAAKITPRTKVLMMNFPCNPTGAAMSRADLEPIAALCREHDLLVLTDEIYSELSYDEREHVSIASLPGMRERTIFFHGFSKAFAMTGFRIGYACAPKELTEAMMKIHQYGILCAPITSQEAALEALRHGHDDMIAMRDQYCARRNFLVNRLNEAGLPCRLPEGAFYLFPSIEGTGLTAHEFAVRLLQEEKVAVVPGTAFGQSGSGHIRCSYATGMEQIEIAAERIGNFVGRLKKG, encoded by the coding sequence ATGTCCTCCAAGGTCATCCCGTTCTCCCCCGATTCACCGAAGCCGCCCCGCGACTTCATCGCCGACCACGTCCACGCCATCCCGCGCTCGGGCATCCGCGACTTCTTCGAGATCGTCCAGTCGATGGGCGACGTCATCTCCCTCGGCATCGGCGAGCCCGACTTCGTCACCCCCTGGCGCATCCGCGAGGCCGCCATCTATTCCCTCGAGCGGGGGAAGACCGGCTACACCTCGAACCTCGGCCTCCCGAAGCTCCGGAAGGAGATCGCCTCCTACGTCCGGAAGAATTACCGGATCGAGTATGACGGCCTCAGCGAGGTCATGGTCACCATCGGCGTCTCCGAGGCGATCGACATCGCCCTCCGCGCCGTCCTGAACCCGGGCGACGAGGTGATCTACCACGAGCCCTGCTACGTCTCCTACTCCCCCTCCATCGCGCTGGCCTACGGGAAGCCCGTCGCCATCGCGACGAAGGCCGAGGACGGCTTCCGCCTCCGCGCCCAGGACATCGCGGCGAAGATCACCCCCCGGACGAAGGTCCTGATGATGAACTTCCCGTGCAACCCGACCGGTGCCGCGATGAGCCGCGCCGACCTCGAGCCGATCGCCGCCCTCTGCCGGGAGCACGACCTCCTCGTCCTCACCGACGAGATCTATTCCGAGCTCTCCTACGACGAGCGGGAGCACGTCTCCATCGCCTCCCTCCCCGGGATGCGCGAGCGGACGATCTTCTTCCACGGCTTCTCGAAGGCCTTCGCGATGACCGGATTCCGCATCGGCTACGCCTGCGCCCCGAAGGAGCTGACCGAGGCGATGATGAAGATCCACCAATACGGCATCCTCTGCGCCCCGATCACCAGCCAGGAGGCGGCGCTCGAGGCGCTCCGCCACGGCCACGACGACATGATTGCGATGCGGGACCAGTATTGCGCCCGGCGCAATTTCCTCGTGAACCGCCTCAACGAGGCGGGCCTCCCGTGCCGCCTCCCCGAGGGGGCCTTCTACCTCTTCCCCAGCATCGAGGGGACCGGCCTCACCGCGCACGAGTTCGCCGTCCGCCTCCTCCAGGAGGAGAAGGTCGCCGTCGTCCCGGGCACCGCCTTCGGCCAGTCGGGCAGCGGCCATATCCGCTGCAGCTACGCCACCGGGATGGAGCAGATCGAGATCGCCGCCGAGCGGATCGGGAACTTCGTCGGCCGGTTGAAGAAGGGGTAG
- a CDS encoding Lrp/AsnC family transcriptional regulator, which produces MHALLKLLEANARATPETLAKQLNLTPEEVSSQLRELEEKRIILGYTVLVDHDKVDGEAVQAAIEVKITPERDGGFDRIANRIARYPEVTSCCLMSGGYDLLVIIHGRTMKEVAMFVSEKLATVAGVLSTATHFMLKPYKEQGVLLVNEGTQERLSITP; this is translated from the coding sequence ATGCACGCGCTCTTGAAATTGCTGGAAGCCAACGCCCGGGCCACGCCCGAGACCCTGGCCAAACAGCTGAACCTCACCCCCGAAGAGGTTTCCTCGCAGCTCCGGGAGCTGGAGGAAAAACGGATCATCCTCGGCTACACCGTCCTGGTCGACCACGACAAGGTCGACGGGGAGGCCGTGCAGGCCGCCATCGAGGTGAAGATCACCCCGGAGCGCGACGGCGGGTTCGACCGCATCGCCAACCGCATCGCCCGCTATCCCGAGGTCACCTCGTGCTGCCTCATGAGCGGCGGGTACGACCTCCTCGTCATCATCCACGGCCGGACGATGAAGGAGGTCGCCATGTTCGTCTCGGAGAAGCTCGCCACCGTCGCGGGCGTCCTATCGACCGCCACCCACTTCATGCTGAAGCCGTACAAGGAGCAGGGCGTCCTCCTTGTGAACGAAGGGACGCAGGAGCGTCTCTCCATCACTCCCTGA
- a CDS encoding diadenylate cyclase, protein MTMSFLVRLLGSVSLSVIADIVLCVLIFRIMFGWIFSNPRLGRFVGILLGFAAFFFTIQKFELPVTQILVAALIVPTVALVVLSFLPDLRRAWQTATLRQLFGHRPVGGNNPIPALSSALAELVRIRRGTILIFPKGDDVDSFLNGGEEYDSLVTKSLLLSLLHPGCPRHDGAIVILRDRIVRVGAVLPLSDGTGETPVRDEWGTRHLAALGLSEHCDADILVVSEERGVLSHARQGRLAELASVKEEDIARFLGEILRVERRRTSTRDRWLSRSAWAGAVLVALIAVPTVNWLNKPVHAARVTNLNVVQAPINFANVPDDLYIDSGSEALRADVFLRVPNNEDIVSGRSIDDAVHRLNITVDLQNAHAGALTMDLTSHMASELPPGWEIESYRPQQLKLTLVEAQSRTFPIVPAFVGLEKGMRVAQVVSIVPNVLSARIKDKPSLYGPTVKTLPVNLDGYHRPGTYTLPIALDLPPTIRPPKNFPATVKVTVRLEKP, encoded by the coding sequence ATGACGATGTCCTTCCTCGTCCGCCTCCTCGGTTCGGTCTCCCTCTCGGTCATCGCCGACATCGTCCTCTGCGTCCTGATCTTCCGGATCATGTTCGGCTGGATCTTCTCCAATCCCCGGCTGGGGCGCTTCGTCGGCATCCTCCTCGGCTTCGCCGCCTTCTTCTTCACCATCCAGAAGTTCGAGCTTCCCGTCACCCAGATCCTCGTCGCCGCCCTCATCGTGCCGACGGTCGCCCTCGTCGTCCTCAGCTTCCTCCCCGACCTCCGCCGCGCCTGGCAGACGGCGACGCTCCGGCAGCTCTTCGGCCACCGGCCCGTCGGCGGGAACAACCCGATCCCGGCCCTTTCCTCGGCCCTCGCCGAGCTCGTCCGCATCCGGCGCGGGACGATCCTCATCTTCCCGAAGGGGGACGACGTCGATTCCTTCCTCAACGGCGGCGAGGAGTACGACTCCCTCGTCACGAAGTCCCTCCTCCTCTCCCTCCTCCATCCCGGCTGCCCTCGGCACGACGGTGCCATCGTCATCCTGCGGGACCGCATCGTCCGCGTCGGCGCGGTCCTCCCGCTCAGCGACGGGACCGGGGAGACGCCCGTCCGCGACGAATGGGGAACGCGCCACCTCGCCGCCCTCGGCCTCAGCGAGCATTGCGACGCCGACATCCTCGTCGTCTCCGAGGAGCGCGGCGTCCTCTCCCACGCCCGGCAGGGGCGCCTCGCCGAGCTGGCCTCGGTGAAGGAGGAGGACATCGCCCGCTTCCTCGGGGAGATCCTCCGCGTCGAGCGGCGGCGGACCTCGACGCGGGACCGCTGGCTCTCCCGCTCCGCCTGGGCCGGGGCCGTCCTCGTCGCCCTGATCGCCGTCCCCACGGTGAACTGGCTGAACAAGCCGGTCCACGCCGCCCGCGTCACGAACCTCAACGTCGTCCAGGCCCCGATCAACTTCGCCAACGTCCCCGACGACCTCTACATCGACTCGGGGAGCGAGGCCCTCCGCGCCGACGTCTTCCTCCGCGTGCCGAACAACGAGGACATCGTCTCCGGCCGCTCGATCGACGACGCCGTTCACCGGCTCAACATCACCGTCGACCTCCAGAACGCCCACGCCGGGGCGCTGACGATGGACCTCACCTCCCACATGGCCTCGGAGCTGCCCCCCGGCTGGGAGATCGAGAGCTATCGGCCCCAGCAGCTGAAGCTGACCCTCGTCGAGGCCCAGAGCCGGACCTTCCCCATCGTCCCCGCCTTCGTCGGGCTCGAGAAGGGGATGCGCGTCGCCCAGGTCGTCAGCATCGTCCCGAACGTCCTCTCCGCCCGGATCAAGGACAAGCCCTCCCTCTACGGCCCGACGGTGAAGACCCTCCCGGTGAACCTCGACGGCTACCACCGCCCCGGGACCTACACCCTCCCCATCGCCCTCGACCTTCCCCCGACCATCCGCCCGCCGAAGAACTTCCCCGCGACGGTGAAGGTGACGGTGCGGCTGGAGAAGCCGTAG
- a CDS encoding ribose-phosphate pyrophosphokinase — MNGPALQIFSGSANVDLAQKIASYLGIPLGQATVTSFPDGETFVKINENIRGRDVYIVQPTCPPTNQHIMELLIMIDAVRRASAARITAVLPFYGYARQDRKDQPRVPITAKLIANLLVAAGTNRVLTMDLHAQQIQGFFDIPVDHLYAAPIFYRHLSEKKLDNLVVVSPDVGGMKMASAYSQMLGAGLAIVVKRRISATETEAQFIVGDVAGKDVLLVDDITETAGTLCSAAKMLKKSGAKRIFAGVSHAVLNDIGIERLKNSDIEELITTNSVPPAKIDGFKLTALDVSALLGEAIRRVHDGESVSSLFDIRSKA; from the coding sequence ATGAACGGCCCCGCTCTTCAGATCTTTTCCGGTTCGGCCAATGTCGACCTCGCCCAGAAAATCGCCAGCTACCTCGGCATCCCCCTCGGTCAGGCGACGGTGACCTCCTTCCCGGACGGCGAGACCTTCGTCAAGATCAACGAGAACATCCGGGGCCGCGACGTCTACATCGTCCAGCCGACCTGCCCGCCGACGAACCAGCACATCATGGAGCTGCTGATCATGATCGACGCCGTCCGCCGCGCCAGCGCTGCCCGGATCACCGCCGTCCTTCCCTTCTACGGCTACGCCCGCCAGGACCGCAAGGACCAGCCCCGCGTCCCGATCACCGCGAAGCTGATCGCGAACCTCCTCGTCGCCGCCGGGACGAACCGGGTGCTGACGATGGACCTCCACGCCCAGCAGATCCAGGGCTTCTTCGACATCCCCGTCGACCACCTCTACGCCGCCCCGATCTTCTACCGCCACCTTTCGGAGAAGAAGCTCGACAACCTCGTCGTCGTCTCGCCCGACGTCGGCGGGATGAAGATGGCCTCGGCCTATTCCCAGATGCTCGGCGCGGGCCTCGCCATCGTCGTGAAGCGCCGCATCAGCGCCACCGAGACCGAGGCGCAGTTCATCGTCGGCGACGTCGCCGGGAAGGACGTCCTCCTCGTCGACGACATCACCGAGACGGCGGGGACCCTCTGCTCCGCCGCGAAGATGCTGAAGAAGTCGGGCGCGAAGCGGATCTTCGCCGGCGTCTCCCACGCCGTCCTGAACGACATCGGCATCGAGCGCCTGAAGAATTCCGACATCGAGGAACTCATCACCACGAACAGCGTCCCCCCCGCGAAGATCGACGGCTTCAAGCTGACCGCCCTCGACGTCTCGGCCCTCCTCGGCGAGGCGATCCGGCGCGTCCACGACGGCGAGTCGGTCTCCTCCCTCTTCGACATCCGGTCCAAGGCGTAA
- a CDS encoding TIGR03862 family flavoprotein translates to MDFPRIVAVIGGGPAGLRAAEVAAEAGCAVTVFDHKPSPGRKFLLAGVGGLNLTHSEPLEKFVPRYRGGEGRWPALLADFDPEALRAWAAELGVPTFVGTSGRVFPEAKKAAPLLRAWTARLKKQGVAFRFRHAWRGWEETGDGSGLHLLFESEGNAISYPCTAAVLALGGASYPETGSDGGWVSLLAERGIPVAPWRAANCGYEVAGGWPAPVLAAAEGMPLKNIALTVGIGGGRRRVEGECLVTRYGIEGSAVYALGAAIRESLPREIRLDFKSTLSVDELLRRAGTPPRDPAAFLATAAPRWRLGPAATALLEWAESGSPSPTPAALAARVKDFPLALGEARPVAEAISSAGGIAWEALDENLMLRAIPGLFAAGEMIDWEAPTGGYLLQGSFATGTRAGRGAAEYRG, encoded by the coding sequence ATGGATTTTCCCCGCATCGTGGCCGTGATCGGTGGCGGCCCCGCCGGGCTGCGGGCCGCCGAGGTCGCGGCCGAGGCCGGTTGCGCGGTGACGGTCTTCGACCACAAGCCGTCGCCGGGGCGGAAGTTCCTCCTGGCCGGGGTCGGCGGGTTGAATCTCACCCATTCGGAACCGCTGGAGAAATTCGTCCCCCGCTATCGCGGCGGCGAGGGGCGGTGGCCCGCGCTGTTGGCCGATTTCGATCCCGAGGCGCTCCGGGCCTGGGCGGCGGAACTCGGCGTCCCGACCTTCGTCGGGACCAGCGGGCGGGTCTTCCCCGAGGCGAAGAAGGCGGCCCCGCTGCTTCGCGCCTGGACCGCGCGATTGAAGAAGCAGGGCGTCGCCTTCCGCTTCCGCCATGCCTGGCGGGGCTGGGAGGAGACCGGGGACGGCTCCGGCCTCCATCTTCTTTTTGAGAGCGAGGGGAACGCGATCAGCTATCCCTGCACCGCCGCGGTCCTCGCCCTCGGCGGCGCTTCCTACCCGGAGACCGGCTCCGACGGCGGCTGGGTCTCCCTGCTCGCGGAACGGGGCATCCCCGTCGCGCCGTGGCGGGCGGCGAACTGCGGTTATGAGGTCGCCGGGGGATGGCCCGCCCCGGTCCTCGCCGCCGCCGAGGGGATGCCGCTGAAGAACATCGCCCTGACTGTCGGTATCGGTGGCGGCAGGCGGCGGGTCGAGGGGGAATGCCTCGTCACCCGGTACGGGATCGAGGGGAGCGCCGTCTACGCCCTCGGCGCGGCGATCCGGGAGAGTCTCCCCCGCGAGATCCGCCTCGATTTCAAGTCGACCCTTTCGGTCGACGAGCTCCTCCGCCGGGCCGGGACCCCTCCCCGCGATCCCGCCGCCTTCCTTGCAACCGCCGCGCCCCGCTGGCGGCTGGGACCGGCGGCGACGGCCCTGCTGGAATGGGCCGAGAGCGGCTCCCCCTCCCCGACCCCCGCCGCCCTGGCGGCGCGGGTGAAGGACTTCCCCCTCGCGCTGGGGGAAGCCCGGCCCGTCGCCGAGGCGATCTCCTCGGCGGGCGGGATCGCATGGGAGGCCCTGGACGAGAATCTGATGCTCCGGGCGATCCCCGGTCTCTTCGCCGCCGGGGAGATGATCGACTGGGAAGCCCCGACGGGCGGCTACCTCCTCCAGGGGAGCTTCGCCACGGGAACCCGGGCGGGACGCGGGGCGGCGGAATATCGGGGTTGA
- a CDS encoding methyl-accepting chemotaxis protein, whose protein sequence is MNQWTIKGRILFGFSLMIVLAAGLGLFSLVQRGSVVDAVVGVDGKVPVGVVNGDAEAVVHSLALTETFYGSYVLLGELLTATPEAAATIKAKLADNTQRSEGDIAWYDAYVRSDEQKAMWNHFKDTRGRWYDIRKQFMARLDAGDTAGAAEIYRGEMALAFHERQETFGTLNGANARRLDASGARFQSTAATAFWIILSVIVLIVCVGIGAAWRIIGGINSTLQEVSQMLGESSSQVADAAGQVSTSSNHLAEGASRQAATLEETSASLEEIASMTRRNADSAASAKALSMETRTAAEGGAERTGEMKHATEAIQKASSEMAAAIGDIKKSSDDISKIIKTIDEIAFQTNILALNAAVEAARAGEAGAGFAVVAEEVRALAQRSADAAKETALLIEAAAEQSQRGVEVNVRVTNRIAEISQKSRAVEQSLADIVAKVRQVDSQIESIATASGEQSTGLSELTRAIGEMEQTTQDSAATSEQTAAAAEELSGQSAELQSHVGVLQQLVTGGGETRGGFAKAASSSSRHVTRTRVAVGASKGTKAKASLSSDDEGAIPLPPISEGEGKLHGSEFRGE, encoded by the coding sequence ATGAATCAATGGACGATCAAAGGCCGGATTTTATTCGGCTTCAGCCTCATGATTGTGCTGGCCGCCGGGCTCGGGCTCTTTTCCCTGGTGCAGCGGGGCAGCGTGGTCGACGCCGTGGTCGGCGTCGACGGGAAGGTCCCCGTGGGGGTCGTCAACGGCGACGCCGAAGCCGTCGTCCATTCCCTCGCCCTGACGGAGACGTTCTACGGCAGCTACGTCCTCCTCGGGGAACTGCTGACGGCGACGCCCGAGGCCGCCGCGACGATCAAGGCCAAGCTGGCCGACAACACCCAGCGTTCCGAGGGCGACATCGCCTGGTACGACGCCTACGTCCGCTCCGACGAGCAGAAGGCGATGTGGAACCATTTCAAGGATACCCGGGGCCGCTGGTATGACATCCGGAAGCAATTCATGGCGCGCCTCGACGCGGGCGACACGGCCGGGGCCGCCGAGATCTATCGCGGGGAGATGGCCCTCGCCTTCCACGAGCGGCAGGAGACCTTCGGCACCCTCAACGGGGCCAACGCGCGGCGGCTCGACGCCAGCGGTGCCCGCTTCCAGAGCACGGCGGCGACGGCCTTCTGGATCATCCTCAGTGTCATCGTCCTCATCGTCTGCGTCGGCATCGGCGCGGCGTGGAGGATCATCGGCGGGATCAACTCGACGCTCCAGGAGGTGAGCCAGATGCTCGGGGAGAGTTCCTCCCAGGTGGCCGACGCCGCCGGGCAGGTCTCGACCAGCAGCAATCACCTCGCCGAGGGGGCGAGTCGCCAGGCCGCCACGCTCGAGGAGACCAGCGCCAGCCTCGAGGAGATCGCCAGCATGACGCGTCGCAACGCCGACAGCGCCGCGAGCGCCAAGGCCCTCTCCATGGAGACCCGGACCGCCGCCGAGGGCGGCGCGGAGCGGACCGGGGAGATGAAGCACGCCACCGAGGCGATCCAGAAGGCGAGCAGCGAGATGGCCGCCGCGATCGGCGACATCAAGAAGTCGAGCGACGACATTTCCAAGATCATCAAGACGATCGACGAGATCGCGTTCCAGACGAACATCCTGGCGCTGAACGCCGCCGTCGAGGCGGCCCGGGCCGGGGAGGCCGGGGCCGGGTTCGCCGTCGTCGCCGAGGAGGTCCGCGCCCTCGCCCAGCGGAGCGCCGACGCCGCGAAGGAGACGGCCCTCCTCATCGAGGCCGCCGCGGAGCAGAGCCAGCGGGGCGTCGAGGTCAACGTCCGGGTGACGAACCGGATCGCCGAGATTTCCCAGAAATCGCGCGCGGTGGAGCAGAGCCTCGCCGACATCGTCGCGAAGGTCCGGCAGGTCGATTCCCAGATCGAGTCGATCGCCACCGCCTCGGGCGAGCAGAGCACCGGCCTCTCCGAGCTGACGCGGGCCATCGGCGAGATGGAGCAGACGACGCAGGACAGCGCCGCCACCTCGGAGCAGACCGCCGCCGCCGCCGAGGAACTCAGCGGCCAGTCGGCCGAGCTCCAGAGCCACGTCGGCGTCCTGCAGCAGCTGGTGACCGGCGGCGGGGAAACGCGGGGAGGCTTCGCCAAGGCGGCCTCGTCCTCCTCCCGGCACGTGACCCGCACGCGGGTCGCCGTCGGCGCCTCGAAGGGGACGAAGGCCAAGGCCTCCCTTTCCTCCGATGACGAAGGGGCGATCCCGCTGCCGCCGATCTCCGAGGGAGAGGGGAAGCTCCATGGGTCGGAGTTCCGGGGGGAGTGA